A window of the Lolium perenne isolate Kyuss_39 chromosome 7, Kyuss_2.0, whole genome shotgun sequence genome harbors these coding sequences:
- the LOC127317769 gene encoding transmembrane emp24 domain-containing protein p24delta3 — MAAAATSLVLAVLVAAMMMLAADAVWLDLPPTGTKCVSEEIQPNVVVLADYAIMYESHPTSHPTVAVKVTSPYGNTIHNNENATTGQFAFTTTEAGNYLACFWLDSAEKGAGVSLNLDWKIGIAAKDWDSVAKKEKIEGVELELRKLEVAVESIHHNLLYLKAREAEMREVSEKTNSRVAWFSILSLGVCVVVSVLQLWHLQGFFHKKKLI, encoded by the exons atggcggcggcggcgacctcgCTGGTGCTAGCGGTGCTCGTGGCGGCGATGATGATGCTGGCCGCGGATGCGGTGTGGCTCGACCTGCCGCCCACGGGCACCAAGTGCGTCTCCGAGGAGATCCAGCCCAACGTGGTGGTGCTCGCCGACTACGCCATCATGTACGAGTCCCACCCCACCTCGCACCCCACCGTCGCCGTCAAG GTTACCTCACCATATGGCAATACCATACATAACAATGAAAATGCCACAACTGGCCAATTTGCGTTCACAACTACAGAAGCTGGGAACTACCTTGCTTGCTTCTGGCTAGACAGTGCGGAGAAAGGAGCAGGAGTATCTCTAAATCTTGATTGGAAGATAGGGATTGCTGCAAAGGACTGGGATTCTGTTgccaagaaggagaaaattgag GGTGTAGAATTAGAGCTCAGGAAACTTGAAGTTGCAGTTGAATCCATTCATCATAACTTATTGTATCTCAAAGCAAG GGAGGCGGAGATGCGGGAAGTGAGCGAGAAAACGAATTCTAGGGTTGCCTGGTTCAGCATCTTGTCACTGGGCGTGTGTGTTGTCGTCTCCGTTCTGCAGTTATGGCATTTGCAAGGCTTCTTCCATAAGAAGAAGCTCATCTGA